The nucleotide window ATTCAAGAAGCCTATTCGGTGTTATCGGATCAGAGGAAGCGAACAATGTACGACGCAGGCTTATATGAtcctgatgatgaagaagacgaggTACGTTCGGCAGTATCGATCGATTAATTTCTATTTATAATTAATCAAGGTGTTTGGATGTCCCTGTTTCCTGATCGATGTGTTGTTGTTTCCTAATCGATGTGGTAAATGAAAAAGCAGGGGTTGTGTGACTTTGTGCAAGAATTGGTGTCTCTAATGGCGGAATCGAGACGAGAGCAGAAGAGTTATAGCATGGAGGATTTGCAGGACATGTTCATGGAGATGGTTCAAGGATTCGAGCCATCTTTTACATTCTGTGGGCCGTCCACGGCTAATTTTGAGCACGCTCAATCTGGGTGCGCAAAGAGGACGCGTCTGGAATCTAAGAATGTAAGTGTCGACACAGGCTCCGCTATAGGGATGTATGGAGGACCAGGATTCTTTTCATTTTAGAGAGGCTGTGTCGTTGATGAGAGAATCAAATGTTTTCATTTGTAATttttatgcaattttgatttttgtgtcAACCTTCTCACTAGACTTTTGTGTTTTGTAAAGTGTTGCTTgaattattccaaaaaaaaaaaaaaagtgttgctTGAATGGTTTAAAGGTGGGCTTGACAACAATAGAATCTGAATGAATGGGCCTATTTTGTTCCTTTGATGTTGCGGCTAGAGTTCTACTCTTTTCTCAAAAGGAAACTAATTGATTTACTTGGTCCGCTGCcatttggtttggtaattatcaAACCAACTGAATACCAACtgatgttttaggtttggtaaaccaaATTTTTGGTGACCGAAACCGATAaaatcgaaatcgaaaattattgaaaaagttagtttggttttggtaaatactgaATTTactgattatctaaatattagatttatatgtTACAGTTTTCAatatacatacatgtatattaagaaataaacataaaattttttataatagt belongs to Rosa chinensis cultivar Old Blush chromosome 4, RchiOBHm-V2, whole genome shotgun sequence and includes:
- the LOC112197614 gene encoding chaperone protein DnaJ; translation: MEAENGPASYYSILGVNSESSMEEIKRAYRKLAMQYHPDRWTRSPSLLGEAKRRFQEIQEAYSVLSDQRKRTMYDAGLYDPDDEEDEGLCDFVQELVSLMAESRREQKSYSMEDLQDMFMEMVQGFEPSFTFCGPSTANFEHAQSGCAKRTRLESKNVSVDTGSAIGMYGGPGFFSF